Proteins encoded in a region of the Xylocopa sonorina isolate GNS202 chromosome 11, iyXylSono1_principal, whole genome shotgun sequence genome:
- the LOC143428900 gene encoding OTU domain-containing protein 7B produces MNVGLSIYDGLEKESSSNNGLENGGGGAKKLARGISRATENAAIVSYARSQLASIGSLDTPEFTFSLPDLTVYPDSFRQFLEKDLIEGGCLTSLEAAGRLNWWCGGKNGSNRVLWPLATSGDGNCLLHAASLGMWGFHDRLLTLREALHNTLAKGEYRHALFRRWKWRQIGLNAAAGLSYTETEWLTEWQTIVDMASPSLRNQTATSYQSLEEVHVLALAHALKRPIIVIAETMLKDAEGVALAPIPFGGVYLPLEVPPSRCHRTPLVLAYHSAHFSPLVIVDGASDFGDSCNEGVSIPLVDPDTAQLLPVLFAIDPGPEWDWEEGSRDLLTCQQDTMEILLRQYLDCEYQNFTSEEIERLSDTDGSLSKTAKQLLGVAKQFGSIGKSVSKRLWSMTKRPKSLPSPAGGLSTEGLLCVRIRSRRHEYVDQMLQNYLQCAHARYLQDHKVDETGSEMNYGAGKSKFYAASDRDSHASVSKLLPINPNKDRTLYLSRSTFYNNQSSSDKPGPELTNSNSNLGTAVKECRNEDCQFFGSAENDYYCSQCWANRRYR; encoded by the exons ATGAACGTTGGATTGTCtatatacgatggtttggagaaagagtCAAGTTCTAATAACGGTCTGGAGAATGGAGGAGGGGGTGCGAAGAAGCTGGCCAGGGGTATATCGCGAGCAACAGAAAACGCAGCTATCGTCTCCTATGCTCGCTCTCAGTTAGCTTCCATCGGATCTTTGGATACGCCGGAGTTTACCTTCTCGCTTCCAGACTTAACCGTCTATCCAG ATTCGTTTCGGCAATTTTTGGAGAAAGATCTAATAGAAGGTGGCTGTTTAACCTCTCTGGAAGCTGCCGGTCGTTTAAATTGGTGGTGCGGTGGTAAAAATGGTAGCAACAGAGTGTTATGGCCTTTGGCGACATCGGGAGATGGGAATTGTCTTCTACACGCAGCTTCTCTTGGCATGTGGGGCTTTCATGACAGACTTCTAACGTTGAGGGAAGCGCTGCATAATACTTTGGCTAAGGGAGAATATAGGCACGCTTTGTTTAGAAGATGGAAATGGCGACAAATAGGTTTAAACGCAGCTGCAGGGTTATCGTACACAGAGACAGAGTGGTTAACGGAATGGCAAACTATCGTAGATATGGCTTCTCCTAGCCTCAGGAATCAAACTGCTACTTCTTACCAAAGTCTTGAAGAA GTACATGTATTGGCTTTGGCTCACGCTTTGAAGAGACCTATAATAGTTATAGCGGAAACTATGTTAAAAGATGCCGAGGGTGTAGCTTTAGCACCGATTCCATTTGGTGGAGTGTATCTACCGTTGGAAGTACCACCGTCGCGTTGTCACAGAACACCGTTGGTCTTAGCATATCATTCGGCTCACTTCTCACCTCTGGTGATCGTAGACGGAGCGAGTGACTTCGGAGATAGTTGCAACGAAGGGGTTAGCATACCTCTTGTAGATCCGGACACGGCTCAATTATTGCCAGTTCTGTTTGCGATTGATCCTGGTCCAGAATGGGACTGGGAGGAAGGGTCCCGAGACTTGTTGACTTGCCAACAAGACACG ATGGAGATTTTATTACGGCAGTATTTGGATTGCGAATACCAAAATTTCACGTCGGAAGAAATTGAAAGATTGTCCGATACCGACGGTTCGCTTTCGAAAACAGCAAAACAATTGCTAGGTGTCGCCAAACAGTTCGGATCAATTGGAAAATCTGTCAGTAAAAGACTGTGGTCCATGACGAAGAGACCAAAGAGCTTGCCTTCACCGGCAGGCGGACTTTCTACGGAAGGTTTATTATGCGTAAGGATTAGAAGTAGGCGTCACGAATATGTAGATCAGATGCTTCAGAATTACCTTCAATGTGCTCATGCAAG GTACCTACAGGACCACAAAGTTGACGAAACTGGTAGCGAAATGAATTATGGTGCCGGCAAATCGAAATTTTATGCTGCCAGTGATCGGGATAGTCATGCTAGCGTTAGCAAATTATTGCCCATCAATCCAAATAAAGATCGTACACTTTACCTCTCAAG ATCTACGTTTTACAATAACCAATCATCGTCTGATAAACCGGGGCCAGAATTAACGAACAGCAACAGTAACTTAGGG ACTGCCGTTAAAGAATGTCGGAATGAAGATTGTCAATTTTTCGGTTCGGCGGAAAATGATTACTATTGTTCACAATGTTGGGCGAATCGACGTTATCGTTAA
- the Gcs2beta gene encoding glucosidase 2 subunit beta has protein sequence MNNYGIYLVAFLSVNLSILLGHVAGSKVLQIRGIPTAKSSLYPSDRDFQCLDGSQLIPFSHVNDNYCDCADGSDEPGTPACRNGSFYCENSGHRPRYIPTTWVNDGVCDCCDATDEYNSGRECPSNCYELGKEARLEQQKAEELIKEGNKIRMEMVGKGKQLKTDYQSRLVKLRADYEEAELMKKEKELVKSQAEERENAALEKYKPAEPEQPAAEEAGEEELRESDVEDYFKLLDSDNSGTVTIAELQTRVTFDKDKNGVVTEEEAMFFLNNQKEINLQEFMDSAWANIKPFLMLEQGMFKSADQKEEEEGVGEEEEEEIQEPVEDGSEHEKEEDDGPEGEEATGGEQTEKAEESQVQYDEETQALIDEAAVARENFQAAERSASELLSEIRQLEEKLDRDYGAENEFAPLDGECFEYTDLEYVYTLCMFAKATQRSKSGGSDVSLGHWNDWSGPEGRKYSQMKFDRGLTCWNGPARTTMVNLSCGKENKLISVTEPNRCEYAMEFSTPALCNPNMHSANAHDEL, from the exons ATGAACAATTACGGGATATACTTGGTGGCATTTCTGTCGGTGAATCTGTCGATTCTATTGGGCCACGTAGCCGGCTCGAAGGTGTTACAAATTCGTGGCATACCAACCGCGAAAAGTTCGCTTTACCCGTCGGATCGAGACTTCCAGTGCCTCGATGGGAGCCAGTTGATACCATTTTCGCACGTGAACGACAATTATTGCGATTGCGCCGACGGGAGCGACGAGCCCGGCACGCCTGCTTGTAGAAACGGCTCGTTCTACTGCGAGAACTCCGGTCACAGGCCCCGTTACATACCCACCACCTGGGTGAACGACGGCGTGTGCGATTGCTGCGATGCCACCGACGAGTACAACTCGGGTAGGGAATGCCCGAGCAACTGCTACGAGCTGGGCAAGGAGGCTAGGCTGGAGCAGCAGAAGGCGGAGGAGTTGATCAAGGAAGGTAACAAGATTAGAATGGAGATGGTAGGCAAGGGTAAGCAACTGAAGACCGATTATCAGTCGCGTTTGGTCAAGTTACGCGCCGATTACGAGGAGGCAGAGCTCATGAAGAAGGAGAAGGAGCTGGTCAAGTCTCAGGCGGAGGAACGAGAGAACGCTGCGTTGGAGAAATACAAGCCGGCTGAACCTGAACAGCCCGCAGCTGAGGAGGCAGGGGAGGAGGAATTGCGCGAATCGGACGTCGAGGACTATTTCAAGCTGCTAGACTCTGATAACAGCGGTACTGTGACGATCGCAGAGCTTCAAACCAGAGTGACGTTCGACAAAGACAAGAACGGAGTCGTGACCGAAGAGGAGGCAATGTTCTTCCTGAACAATCAGAAGGAGATCAATCTTCAGGAGTTCATGGATTCGGCTTGGGCAAACATCAAGCCCTTCTTGATGTTAGAGCAAG GTATGTTCAAATCAGCGGATCagaaggaggaagaagaaggagtaggagaagaagaggaggaggagattCAAGAACCTGTGGAAGATGGATCCGAGCATGAGAAAGAGGAGGACGATGGTCCAGAGGGCGAAGAGGCAACAGGTGGGGAGCAAACAGAGAAAGCTGAAGAATCTCAAGTGCAGTACGACGAAGAGACACAGGCTCTAATCGACGAGGCCGCAGTTGCACGGGAGAACTTCCAAGCGGCGGAAAGATCCGCGAGTGAGCTTCTATCCGAGATCAGGCAGCTCGAAGAGAAATTGGATCGCGACTATGGCGCTGAAAACGAATTCGCTCCTCTGGACGGCGAATGCTTCGAGTACACAGACTTGGAGTACGTCTACACCTTGTGTATGTTCGCGAAAGCGACGCAAAGATCGAAATCCGGCGGCAGCGACGTCAGTCTGGGTCACTGGAACGATTGGAGCGGCCCAGAGGGTCGGAAGTATTCTCAAATGAAGTTCGACCGAGGTCTTACCTGCTGGAACGGTCCTGCGCGTACTACCATGGTCAATCTGAGCTGTGGCAAAGAAAACAAACTGATCTCTGTGACGGAACCTAACCGATGCGAATACGCCATGGAATTCTCCACGCCAGCACTGTGCAACCCTAACATGCACTCCGCTAATGCGCACGACGAATTGTAG